A genomic segment from Aegilops tauschii subsp. strangulata cultivar AL8/78 chromosome 1, Aet v6.0, whole genome shotgun sequence encodes:
- the LOC109758727 gene encoding tyrosine--tRNA ligase, chloroplastic/mitochondrial: MWRCPCGTPFGVWLTRQALSTARGPEPSPPPPLPAMASAAMVASSRALFRPHRLLLLPDPRRRRHLSASAVASANAAARTVRRGVVDVLRERGLVEATTSEALGSSSAVSGEQQQLKVYCGFDPTAESLHLGNLLGLVALSWFRRCGHTAVALVGGATGRVGDPSGKSAERPELDLAAVVANSDAIKSLIAQILSRAPEPSHHGQSGKSAILDKHEDALANSDQDLSEKSGNAGESMGSFVILDNYDWWKDITLLDFLKEVGKFARVGTMIAKESVKKRLNSEDGMSYTEFTYQLLQGYDFLYVFKNMGVNVQIGGSDQWGNITAGTDLIRKILQVEGAHGLTFPLLLKSDGTKFGKTEDGAIWLSSKMLSPYKFYQYFFSVPDVDVVRFMKILTFLSLDEIHELEESMKKPGYVPNTVQRRLAEEVTRFVHGQEGLEEALKATEALRPGAQTQLDSQTIEGIADDVPSCSLRYDQVLKSPLVDLAASTGLLASKSAARRLIKQGGLYLNNMKIDSEDKLVEEGDIVDGKVLLLSAGKKNKMVVRIS, encoded by the coding sequence ATGTGGCGTTGCCCATGCGGAACCCCATTCGGCGTCTGGCTAACCCGGCAAGCCCTATCAACAGCTCGAGGCCCGGAACCCTCACCTCCGCCTCCTCTCCCAGCGATGGCTTCCGCCGCCATGGTCGCCTCTTCCAGAGCCTTGTTCCGTCCGcatcgcctcctcctcctccctgaccctcgccgccgccgccacctctccGCCAGTGCTGTGGCCTCAGCAAACGCTGCAGCCAGGACCGTACGGCGCGGAGTAGTCGACGTTCTCCGGGAGCGCGGGCTCGTGGAGGCTACCACCTCCGAGGCGCTCGGTTCGTCCTCGGCAGTTTCtggggagcagcagcagctcaagGTTTACTGCGGCTTCGACCCCACGGCCGAGAGCCTGCATCTCGGCAACCTCCTCGGCCTTGTCGCGCTCTCCTGGTTCCGTCGTTGCGGCCACACAGCCGTCGCGCTCGTCGGCGGAGCGACCGGCCGCGTCGGAGATCCCTCCGGAAAAAGCGCCGAGCGCCCTGAGCTAGACCTCGCCGCCGTGGTCGCCAACTCTGACGCAATCAAGTCGCTCATCGCTCAGATCCTCAGCCGCGCTCCCGAACCATCTCATCACGGCCAATCTGGTAAAAGCGCAATTTTGGACAAACATGAAGATGCTCTGGCCAATTCTGACCAGGATTTATCAGAGAAATCGGGTAATGCGGGGGAAAGTATGGGTTCCTTTGTTATCTTGGATAACTATGACTGGTGGAAGGACATCACATTGCTTGATTTCCTCAAGGAGGTGGGCAAGTTCGCGCGTGTCGGGACGATGATTGCCAAGGAGAGTGTGAAGAAGCGGCTTAATTCAGAGGATGGCATGAGCTACACTGAGTTCACCTATCAGCTTCTCCAGGGCTATGACTTCTTGTACGTGTTCAAGAACATGGGTGTCAATGTGCAGATTGGGGGTAGTGATCAGTGGGGAAACATCACCGCGGGTACCGACTTGATTCGGAAAATTCTCCAGGTTGAGGGAGCGCACGGTCTGACATTCCCACTCTTGCTGAAGAGCGATGGAACCAAATTTGGGAAGACGGAAGATGGGGCGATTTGGCTCTCATCAAAGATGCTCTCCCCTTACAAGTTCTACCAGTACTTTTTCTCAGTCCCGGATGTTGATGTTGTAAGGTTTATGAAAATCCTTACATTTTTGAGCTTGGATGAGATTCATGAGTTGGAAGAATCGATGAAGAAGCCCGGCTATGTGCCAAACACGGTTCAAAGGAGGCTTGCAGAAGAGGTGACACGCTTCGTCCATGGCCAGGAGGGACTGGAGGAGGCCTTGAAGGCAACTGAGGCCTTGCGGCCTGGGGCACAGACACAGTTGGACTCACAAACAATTGAGGGAATAGCAGATGATGTACCGTCGTGTTCTTTACGATACGACCAAGTATTGAAGTCTCCCCTGGTTGATCTGGCTGCCTCTACAGGTTTGCTCGCAAGCAAATCAGCGGCTAGGCGGCTTATAAAGCAGGGTGGTCTATACTTGAATAACATGAAGATCGATAGCGAGGATAAGTTGGTCGAGGAAGGTGATATAGTTGACGGGAAGGTGCTGCTGCTATCTGCCGGAAAGAAGAACAAGATGGTTGTGCGGATATCTTAA